One stretch of Oceanipulchritudo coccoides DNA includes these proteins:
- a CDS encoding SDR family oxidoreductase — protein sequence MNKLIQELFSLEGKVALVIGGTGELCGAMAGGLAGAGARVLLVGRNEEKAKARMESILTMGGKAEFIKADVSTKAALETLLSEATSLAGEIDIVINGAGVNSPTPFLDVEEEELDRIMNLNFKSVYLACQIFGGYLVERGKGGNIINVGSMSGMIPLSRVFTYSASKAAVHNLSKNLAREWATKGVRVNTIVPGFFPAEQNRKVLTEERVAQIMGHTPMKRFGNAGELVGATLLLASDKAGSFITGHELVVDGGYACMTI from the coding sequence ATGAACAAATTGATACAGGAACTGTTTTCCCTTGAGGGAAAAGTAGCGCTGGTGATTGGCGGTACTGGTGAACTGTGTGGAGCAATGGCCGGTGGACTTGCTGGCGCCGGCGCCCGTGTCCTGCTTGTCGGAAGAAACGAGGAGAAGGCCAAGGCCCGCATGGAATCGATTCTTACCATGGGCGGGAAGGCCGAATTTATCAAAGCCGACGTCAGTACAAAGGCGGCCCTGGAAACGCTTCTCTCTGAAGCGACTTCACTTGCGGGGGAAATTGATATTGTCATCAACGGGGCCGGTGTGAATTCCCCGACTCCCTTCCTTGATGTGGAAGAGGAGGAACTGGACAGGATCATGAATCTCAATTTCAAATCCGTCTATCTGGCCTGCCAGATTTTTGGAGGATATCTGGTTGAGCGTGGAAAGGGTGGGAACATTATCAATGTAGGATCAATGTCGGGAATGATCCCTTTGTCGCGGGTTTTTACCTACAGCGCTAGCAAGGCTGCCGTGCACAACTTGTCCAAGAACCTCGCCCGCGAGTGGGCCACCAAGGGCGTGCGAGTGAATACAATCGTTCCGGGCTTTTTCCCCGCTGAACAAAACCGCAAGGTTCTCACGGAGGAACGGGTCGCCCAGATTATGGGACATACTCCAATGAAACGCTTTGGTAATGCCGGGGAACTAGTTGGGGCAACACTCCTCCTGGCAAGCGACAAGGCCGGCAGTTTCATTACCGGACATGAGCTGGTTGTCGATGGTGGATATGCCTGCATGACAATTTAA